A genomic window from Pecten maximus chromosome 4, xPecMax1.1, whole genome shotgun sequence includes:
- the LOC117325056 gene encoding oligodendrocyte transcription factor 2-like, with translation MNVSEDINETKFENIRVKQEIPAAMMENIFRSNQTNQQLFSIAALSGENMTGQENIYLKQRDEFQNETADDDGYSSNVKVDVEEHSSDDSDNSSSSERRNDSFGIIGESYEQKDLDGKSKTRKPKGEKVVRLNINARERRRMHDLNDALDELRSVIPYAHSPSVRKLSKIATLLLAKNFILMQANALEEMRRVVAFRNNPSTTPSVCLEPYSRYPNMPGLQALTAFPRNNARKFNPTFPRTADNSAFKRNSSDKV, from the coding sequence ATGAACGTATCGGAAGATATTAATGAAACAAAGTTTGAGAACATTCGAGTTAAGCAAGAAATTCCAGCAGCTATGatggaaaatatatttagatcaaaccaaacaaaccaacaaTTGTTCAGCATAGCAGCATTAAGTGGGGAAAACATGACTGGACAGGAAAATATTTACTTAAAACAACGTGATGAATTTCAGAATGAAACTGCCGACGACGATGGATATTCTAGTAATGTGAAAGTAGACGTAGAGGAACATAGTAGCGATGATAGTGACAACAGCTCCTCGTCTGAACGACGAAACGACAGTTTTGGAATAATCGGGGAAAGTTACGAGCAAAAAGACCTTGATGGAAAATCGAAGACACGGAAACCAAAAGGTGAGAAAGTGGTAAGGTTAAACATTAACGCGAGGGAACGAAGGAGAATGCATGATTTAAATGACGCTCTTGATGAACTTCGTTCAGTGATACCGTACGCGCATAGCCCATCCGTACgaaaactttcaaaaatagCAACTTTGTTGCTGGCtaagaatttcattttaatgcaAGCTAATGCTCTTGAAGAAATGCGACGTGTGGTAGCGTTCAGGAACAATCCGTCGACCACCCCATCAGTGTGTTTGGAGCCCTACTCAAGATACCCCAACATGCCCGGGTTACAGGCCCTAACGGCTTTCCCGAGGAACAATGCACGAAAGTTCAATCCGACATTCCCAAGGACAGCTGACAATAGTGCATTCAAGCGGAACTCCAGTGACAAAGTGTAA